The DNA region ACAAATAATTATGTTTTCAAAAAGTCACCTAAGACTAAAAAAGTGTCCGAATCCACAAGAAGAAAAGAACTAGTGAAAAGCATTCAAATCGAAAGCTCACACAATATAGACCTAAACAAAATTGCAATGACTTCTAATTTACAAGTTGTTGTGGAACGTTTGGAAGATACAATAAACATAGCCAAAAAATCTTGGGATAATCAGCCATTATCAGAAGGATATAAAGCATCTAAGAAGTTGATAGAAGTTGATGGTAAAAACCCCAAAGCTGTGAGAAATATAAGTCTTACTCTAAGTAGAACGGCACGCAAAGAGCAGAGTGCATCGAAACCTGTGGTCACATCTAACAGTATTGTCAGAAGTCATTCTGTGCCTACAATGGATTTGAATAACAAAAGTCTTGATAATCTGAAAAAGACTTCCACTTTAGATATGGGTACATTTGTTTCCAGTGTtgaaaatttaccaaaaaaatatGAAGATGTTGAAAGCTCTTTTCCTAACTATTCTAGTCCTGTCAAACTCATGTTTTTATCTGAGGTTAAAAGCAATGAAGGAGTCAAATATACTTTAACTTCTCTTGGTACTTCTCAATCAAATACTAGTGTTCCTCCTGAAAAACTTATGACCCATCGTGTAATTGcagaaaaaagagaagcaaatgaGGATATCCCAAATGCTAGCTTTGAAAATTTAAGTTCTAATCATTACAATGAGGACATTCTTCAAAGGGAGCTTAGTGAATTTAATTGTACAAAAGAAACTCCAGAATCTTCTGAAATGTTTATTAATGATATGAATAGTGATAAGCCACAAGAAGAATCTAAGGAAAATTCAAGCGGTATTATTgattcatcttttaaaagaaaaccagGTAGACCTAAAAAAATAGGTCCCCAAGTTGTGAAACAGGTTAAGAGACCAATTGGAAGACCACCCAAACCTAAGATGGATCAAACAAACATCACCATTTGCCAAAATGAGTCCTTTAATGCTGGAAGGAGAAGCTCAGCATCTCTCATATCGGAAGTAAAAGACGGTATTTACAAAAAGAGTATTACAGTAACTGTGATTTATGGCAGGTCAAGAAGAACCAGAAGGCATGTTTCTGAAGGAAATGTAACCAGAAGCAATACTAGGTCTTCAAATAATAATGCTGCTGATTTTCcaactgaatatgatagtctcagAAACATCAGGGAACATGAAATTGACTTAAATGAAAGAGTAAGTGCAGTGTCAAGCTTGACCACTGAAAGTGAGATCTTGCAGTCAGGCTTTGAGTATGTTAGGCCTATCAAAAACAAGTCTGTGGTGCCTCAGCCTTCCAAGAACATTATTCGGCCCAATCAGAAGCCTTTGGCAGTCATAAGGAAGCCTGGTAGGCCTGCAAAAGTGAAAATCTCTGGCATATCTGTGACTATTAATAGAATTTCACCTCAGGAAAGAGAAGTAAGTATTAGTAGCTGCTTGCCTCCTCTAGAACAGGAGAATGCATTAGAAAAATCTCTGCCTGAAGACAAATTTGATCAAACATGCAATAAAATGGGTAACTTGAAGCACACTGCCATTGACATATGTGAAAATGGATCCAAAGGCATGGTTAGTACTATACCTTTGAGACAGTCTGTTAGGGACAGAAAACCATCTCTGCATTTGTTACATTCATtagcatcttctggctcactcattTATAGAAATTCTGTGCTTCATAAGTCATACAAGCTCCATTTGCAGAAAGGTAAAAATCAGAAGCAAACACATCAGCAGCCAGGGTTAAAAATAACTTCCAAAGATACCCCAAGAACTAGACGTTCAAGGAATGCAAAAAAGTGTTTGGACAGTAACAAATCCATACCCACTAAAGAAGTCACCTTGGACCCAATAATCTCATCCAACCCTCTGCTCAGGTGGTGGGCCACTTCTACTTCAAATGATTCCCTATTAGAGGAGTTGAACAACAGATTTGAGCAAATAACAAATGCCTGGGTGCAAGTGAGTGGAGATGAAGCTGAAAATTGCATTCATAAAAAAAGACAACATGCTGAAAATGACAATTTCAAAGTAGCAAAACCTTTAGAAACGTGTCTTTTAGAACTTGAAGTTTCACCTGTAAAGATGCTTTTTCAGAAAAAGTATGATTTGAATGAACTCTCCACCTGGTTTATGCAAACAACAGAAACACAGTCTCTTTCGCTGGTTAGGAAAGCAAATGCTCGAAACCCTTTGGAGGTAATAAATACTAGGGGAATTAAATTAGGTACAAAATATTCTGATTTTAACAGCCCCTttagaaaacactttaaaaaatttgcacTCTCTTCTCCCTCAAAGTCAGCAGGAAAGCTACATATACTGCATAAAATGGTCAGCTCTCCACTTTTAAATATTAAGAGTAATTTAACACTAACTAGATTAAAAAGGACTGAGTTTAAGAGGTTACACCGTGAAAGGTGGAGAAGAGAGGGTAAGCTTCAGAAACACGGAGCCGTTGACTGGAGCTCTCAAAGGAGGAACTTAAGGTTTTACTGCCAAAATCAGTTTTTAGGGAAGCTTGGGGGGAGGACGAGTGCGGACACCCCACCCCACAGCCAGCGATCCCTGGCTAAGCAGTGCACTGTGCCGCATGAGGCGAGAGAGGATCTGTGGCAGCAACAGGTGGCAGTTTCTCACTTGAAAGCGCATACTAATCTAGAGAGTAAATTTAAGTCAGAAGCAAAGGAGAATGGGACAAAATGCAgccaaaaagattttgaaaagggATCAAGACTAGGAACTGTGTGCTCAAATAATTGGAGgtcaaaaacattaaaagattgTAGAATATTTTTGAGAAAGATCAATTATCTTGAACACAGAAATACTTTTAAACTAAATACAATAATCTACTCTCCCGAATCTGTTGACAGCGGAAGTAATCTTCAGACTCATTTAGAAGAATCAAAGCGCTTTTCTTTAAGGTCCCATTCTGCTAGgcaaaattcctttaaaaaacaaactaaagaaatagaaaatgataaAGCTAACAGTCCTTCAAATGATAAATTTGCCGTCCAGCTTGACAATAATAAATTAAGCAAATTGGCTAACTTTGACAAGAACTCTCCTGACACTTCTGAAGTTCTTAGCAAactgaacaaaagaaaaagaccACCATGGAAGACCACAGAAATATCAACAAAAAGACATAAGCGACAGTCTTGCACCAGTGGACAAATGGCAAACTGTTTTTCAAAATCCCAACTAGGTAAGTTGTTCTCTACTTGATTTTACAGTTTCATTGTAGGTGCCTTGAGTAAAGTACAAGTTAATAGGTAGAAAAGAAGCAGCtggtttggttttatttcttaaatatttaaacaacCTAATTTCTTGGCACCTAGTTTGAAACTCCTGTAATTAGGTGCTACTAAATGTGCTGCTGCACTTCGGCACCTCTTAGTGTAGCCAAACTTTCCATCACATAAAAACATGTTCAATATAGACAtcgtttctttaaaatttatcacTAATGTAAaagttactttttcttcttttgcatttgataagttaattaaaaatcataaaaatgttttattaaaaatgacCAAGTAAATATCTAAAATCGTTAGAGGccaatgtatgtatttattgataATAATGTCTTAGAtcatatagaaaaaataaaaactgctttaTTGCTAAAATAATGTAACATAATCCTTGACTGTCAGACTCACATCCCACCATTGAATTCGTACAACACCTGGTACCTCTTTGAAATTCACcttatttaaataaatgacaaataaataaaacttgccTTGTTTTGAAGAATGACACAGTATTTGTTTCCAATAAATTAGCAATTTATTGAAAGAAATAGAACTTACAAGGAGAATTCTTATACACTGATAAGCTATATTGAGTTATAGGCAAGTTATTGTTATATAATACTGATTTTGGAATAGCAAGTAATTATGTGCTTTGCTAAGTTAATAAAAATCTGACATCGATGCTGAAGGGAGGCTTTCAGACTTATCAAAAATGTGAATACTGTAACTGGCAGCACAGCTGTTTCCAACTCTGTGCTGTCAGTGCCATTAGAGACATGAAGGAGTTGCTGGAGAGGTTATGGATTACTTCCTGAAGCGAGAGAGTGCTGGGTTACATTTGGAAATGTTTAGGCTATTTTTCACTTGATTGCATCGTTACATATACTTTATGGTTTTGGAGTGATTGGGAAGTTTGGTGTCTATTTTAGTTACCTTGAAAACAAATAATATCAAGTTTTCTGTTAAAAAGCAGTCATTATGTTCTAGAATTTTAATAAATGATTTTGTCCccatttaaattatttaactGAAGAACTTTACCTATTTCAGTAATACCTAGCAACTAATGATTAAAAGCTAAAGCAATAATTAAAAGTTTAAATGTAGTCAAAGGAGCCTGTTatggaagttgaatcagaactgAAAATAATGACCGTTCTTATCCTTAGCAACACTAAAATCATTATAGCCAATTAGAATAAAAACCCAGtggtaattaaaaataaacttatagtTTGCCTGACAATAATACACtaatacacacatttttaaaagatcatcatGAGTAgagaataaaatatgaaatttcatttttaattctttatatcATCCTCATTTCATGCTTTGTTTACCAACAATAATTTGTATTTACACATTTTACAACAGAACCGTATTTTGTCCTTCAATATTCTGAACTGTTCTTCTCAGAAATAACcacaaaatgtgtttttaaataaacacCGCATGAAACATGAAATCATCCTATAAAAGCATAATGGAAGATGCCTAATTATTACattaatttcaaatttatttgggGATATTCACAAAATTTTTAGTGTAATGAACTGTTTTTCATCtttctcactttaaaaattaCTAGTACTAGTCCTTGTTCtgcttaaagttttatttatcttttgctGATaactttccttctttatttttaacattcttttttaatcAACAaggatattatttttataaacttgTATTTATAGCAATATTtgttatatttatgtgtatatgttttcttgaagtatgtttttttttttcattcttggtATTCCATTACAACTTTTTGCCCTTTTGGAAATAATGTTAAATCtcattattagtttatatatgtatttttcttcatcAAATAATTAGTGACTGGAGACTTAACAATGGGACTTTCTAGAAAAACTAGGGAGATGTGTGTAACAAATTTTGGTATATTTCCTGCTGATGAAAAGTTTTGTTTCTACCATAAATATGCTGTTTTTGTACATTTCAAGATTAACTGTCCAGATACATTTAGtacaatggaattttaaaatttatactccATATTTGTACTACTGTATATTAATGTGTAAACCttataaacaaaaaaaactatcctACTCTTAGTTCCACAGATATTCAGTGAGTGTCTGCAAAATGCTCTTAGTCATCTTGGATGCTTCAGAGGTTGCAATTCCTTGTAAGTTAAAAGACAAGACCTCTATCACTTATTTATTCAATAAGTAGACTATATTGTATGTCTCCAAAGATGTTTTAAGGAGCATAATGGTTACAATTGTGGCCTTGGTCCAACGACGGCTACCATTTCTTGGGGAACAGAAAAATGGATATGCAATTGCTATAGAAGGGTGAGTGCTGTAATCGGAGAGGGTGAATTATAGGAGCACACAGAAGGGAAGCTGAACTTGAGTTGAACTTTAGGAAGCTGAACCCAACTTTTTCTGCCCATCACATCTAGGCAGATGCTTGAAGTGTGCTTAAGTATTATTATAAGTTGGAGGACAAGTGGTTCAGGCAAAGCAAACTACATAAAGAAAAATTGAGTGATGAGAGGAAGCTCAATTGGAACCCCAGTCAGTCATAGCGAAGGCATATAGTAGCAATCATGGATTGGGCAGGTGTGGAATAGTTCAGCACCACATATCAAAAATTCCTACCTCAAGGTCCAAGTCTTCCAACATAAAGCTGCTGAAAAAACATACAGTCTGTGAGGTCCTTATCAGCTAATGGGTGGGGGGGAAGTGTGGAACCTTAATAATGGCAGTAATTGAAAATAGATTTGAGAGAGATTTGTAAAGGAAAGCCAGCACTTCGAGAAAGGAATAAAGGGTAATTTTGAGGTGTTTTCTTTGAACATCTGGGGAGATGTTTGTAAGTTGCTCCGAAATATAAGAGGATACTCTGTATTCAGTTTTAGACAAAAGGAAATTGAGGAATCTAGTGGAATACCAAGAAATGATCTTTAAGAAACTGTTTGATAATGTAAATCTTACCCAGGAAAGAGGCCTGAAATGAAAATTTGGAAGTGAGCAAATAATTTAAGCCATGAAAGCAGAAAAGTTTAGGATTTCAGGAAAAGATGTGCGCAAAAGGAAACTGATGAGAATACTTTAAGAGGaaattgttgataagaagttaaGGTAAGACCCTGCAAGCTCCCTGCCCCCCGGCCCAGCACAGCCACAATGGTAAGCTGGATGATTTGAGAGAGCAGCTTGTGAGAACTCAGGGAAGTAGGTGTCATATTCAGTGCTACATGAGTTAATGTAGAAAAGCAAAGGAATAAAATATAGCACTGGAAACTGGAAATGACTGTGGGAGAGGAGATGGAGGTATTAGCTAGGTAAGCAAGGGTTGGAGGGGGAAGACATTAAAGCcaggtttgtaaaaaaaaaaaaaatgtgtaggcaccagtgggaaagaaaatattgGTAAGTAAAATGTTAAGGACAAAAAGGTGAAATGGAAGTGGGAAGGCAGAGATCTCCTGGATTCATCACAGAGTATAGGATCTACAGTCTTGATGGAAGAGTAGGCCTTGGCCAGAAGGGTCACTAAAACAGTAGGAACAGCGTGTGGGGATGCAAGTCCTGGTGATTTTGGGGAGCAGATATTGGGATACTATGATCCATTTTCTGTGAATCAAAAGATAATCTAAGCATGATCTGGTTGCACTGGGTGTTGGATAATGTGTGTAAGATTTAGAGTTGTTGTTccaagaattcagaattgagCAGCTCTATGGATTATCGCTGCTGCCAGAGTGTAAGCTTAGAGTAGACCTTTAGATTGAATAGTGCTCACACTCACCAATTTGGTGTTACGAAAGACAAAGAGTTGCAGCCAAAAGTGCCTGTCCTGTGAGAATGAGATCTGTGATCAGAGCTGAGTTCTAGATGACTTTTGCTGATATTTTCCCTTAATGTGTGTTTGGGGAAGGAGAGGCACAAGGAACCGTGGAATGTGAAGAGCCCTTTGAGGACTGAGATGATAACAGCCTGAAGACTGAGTGTAACTATTGCAGTCTCTTCTCAGTCCTCAAAGCAAATTTACAACTTTTAATTGGGAAATACCTGGAAGTTAATAAGCTGACTTTGGATACCCTTAGAAAATTTTGAAGAATAAAGTACTAGTTTAATTTTCCCCCTGAAATTCAGAAATCAGTTGACACTTTGACTTGGATTgtgaaattactttttaaaaaattcagttaatttctcttgtgttttcatctgtctttaaaatgacaaatatatatatttttccatttgcaACTCTGGTTTTTACATAGATTGTGTGATGGTAATGCTAACTAATAGACTCCTACAGCTACTTAGTATGGACACTCGCCACGCAGCCTCTGGTCTTGCCTATTGAACTCAAGAAGTTTGAAATTCACACTTATTATTGTCAAATATTCTTAGGCATTATGATATAAAATTAGAGTTTATTCATATATTGTTAATATCATGATTATCAGTTAGTGGAAAAACCATGAAGCATACATGTATGATCTCCTAAATTTAACTGTGATAGAGAGACACTTGTAGGTGACTCAGAGTCACCATTGGCATCACAGGCATTCCAAGCACGGATTTCAAGTTCCTAGACTCCCAAGATCCTGTGTGCAAAGGGTTCCTTGGCCAAATGCTAGGTCTCTTTCCAGTTCTTGGTGCTTTAAAGTGTCCCAGCAGCATGTGAAATTACATTgctccaaccttttttttttctatgttgcAACTTTTCTGTATCACACAAATACAGTATAGGGAATGTACCCGGAGACCCTGCTCGATGTACTTTCGTCTTCAGTTAGGCTGTGTTTCATTGTGATATTCCAATAAAGAATATAGTAACTAAAAATAGATGTTCATTTATATCCTAGGTTTGTTCTGGTTATATGTAAGGTCATGAAAAATAAGTCGTAAGTGCTTTGTTAACATTCATCATTGAAAGAACACTGTAGCAAACACCTGTGAGCCCAAGATTATCACAGTCTGATATGCATATTAGGTTTTGTCATATTAAGAAGGAAGAGCTGTGGTAGAAGTCAGCTCCGAATGATTTACTCTCTGATTATAAACCATGAGAAAATAGTTTTGCTATGAATTTAAGAAAGCATGTTAGATCAGTGCCTCCTCAAGGATTGATACATGCTCTTAGTTTGGTCAGAACTGAATGAGAGAAAGATGAATATATCTTAATGTGAGAATTAACACATGAATATGCTCTTCTCTTGTATGGGGTTCTTGATGATTCTTTGCAAATTGCCAGTGCCATAGGAAACACTATTAAAACTTTGCGAAAGTGCTTTAATGAAACCAgggattttaaaactgaaaatcacTCTGTTTAAATTTCAGGATTATTTCCTCTGTCCCGTCATTTTCTTAGGAATTGGGTAAAGAGGTAAATTTCTAACCTTTCCCATAATACTCTACCAGACAATTAGCTTGGTCATCTCTACCTTGATGTTTTTTTCCTTGGTTATATCTCCTTGCTTTGTCAACCATTATTGATATTCATAATACCATGTTTAACTGTCCCATTATATTTCATCAAAAGCAATGCAGTTTATTCAACAGACTTTAGATACTTTTTTCTCTTAGTGTACCAGGCATGAAGTTAAGATATTAGAGTCACAAAGGAGTTCATATTTCAAGGCTTCCCCCCGCCCCCTTGGGATACGAAGCTAATATAACTTGAAGATAACATGGTTGGTTCACCATTTTAGTGCTGtagaattacaaaatattttcaaacttagAATAATTCTCTACATCAGGAAATCTGGCCCGTAGCCTGTTTAGCAAATAAAATTGTATTGGAATACTGCCATGCTCATTTGCTTATATATTGCCCAACTGCTTTTGTGCTACAAAAGCTGAAGTACCAGAGACCATAAAGCCcacagagttctttgtggaagAAGTTTGCTAACCCTGTTTATATCACCACAGTTTTGATGTGGGGtagctagaaaaaaaataagttaatggCTTTTGAAAAATGGGTAATGTCAGTCTGTCATATTCACCTCCGACAACCCATGCACTCCCTGCAGCACGTATCAATGTGTTTCACATGCTGGTTGTGTTTTACTCCTGTGGGATGATTTTGTATGTCTTTATCCAGCAGAGTGGTGCTGAGAAGGCTGTAAGCACCATGTTTACTCTGTTGTAGCCCACTATTGTCTCCCTGCACCCTCCAGATCTGCTTTCCAAATCTGAGGTCAGTGCAAGGgccactctgcttttcttcctcaaCCAGCTGTTACCACCTATTTGAAGGATTTTGAGTCCAATACTTCACATCATCATAAATTCCTTAATCAAGGAATAAGTCTTCTCCTTGTTTTTGCTGCCTTCAATGTTTTATGTCAAAATTCAAAAGCTTTAGTTAAACTGCTGGCTACtattttttcctctcatttttccCGAGCAGTAAATAGCCTTCTTTGTCCTAGAGCTAAACATTCTCTGATTATCATTATGTTAAGATTAATGACATCACCtcaagtttaattttttaagtgcAGGATAGATCTCAGAATGTCATATTGCCACTTACTGTCGCCCCCTACCCCCCTTGTTTTAAACAGAAtcttggcttcttttttttcctctagttcCAAGCAACCTGGAAAACTCCTTTGCTAGctgttttgtttctcttaaaGAAACCTAAAGGTTTTAAAAGGCCTGTATTTTATACCgttaatttattcattcaaaaagtaGTCTCCTGTGATGAGAAGTGAAATAATGTGAAATAATGGGGTACAAAACCAGATTTTTATTTTAGCCCTCATTCACATTTTATTAAAAGGGCAGGTGCTGTGAGTTCATTAGAGGGGAGATTTGGTCAAGCCAAAGAAGTGAGGGAATACTTCTCTAAGGAAACGGCCATTGACCTAAGTGGTAAAGGAAGACTAGGAATTAACCAGTCCTTGTGGCAAAGAAATTAGGAAAAGGGAAATTGTGCATGTGGGCATTGCCAGGAGAACTTCGTTGTGGGATTCTTAGCAGGTTAGAGAAGGAGTGGCTAGTGTGTCAAGAGtcagcagagaaagggaaagcatGCATTCGGGAAAAGGAACACAGTGCTGCCTCAGAGAGGCTTGGgggaaaaatgaaactttttgtTTCCAGTACAATAAGATTTTGAAACATGTGCATAGCTGTTCTTGTTTTataatacacttttttaaaaaaaagatttattttatttttattggaaaggcagatttacagaggagagacagaggggaagatcttccatccgatgtttcactccccaagccagcacaacggccggtgccatGCCGATCCGAAcccgagaaccaggaacttcttccgggtctcccacacgggtgcagggtcccaaagctttgggctgtcctcgactgctttcccaggccacaagcagggagctggatgggaagtggagctgccgggattagaaccggcgcccacatggaatcccctgtgtgcaagacgaggaccttaaccactatgccatcacgcCGGACTCTTATAATACACTTTTTCAAGACCCTTTGGAGACCATACAGTTTCTCATAAACCACACTAAGAAGTTAATATGCTTTTAGTGGGTTCCCATGAAGAGATTAAAAGTAGAGTTGAATGATGGGAAGATTTATCATCAGTTTCTGATCTGTACATTTCTGTTACTGCATTGTGAAGAATGGAGGGTGTAAAACACAGTGAAACCATGGGTCATTTTGATAGCCCAGATGAGAACTAACTGTTCTACTGTAGAGTAGTGGCCTGACAGTAGTGGCTAGCAGTCACGACAGGAGCTTGCTTTAGAAGCAGGTTGATGAGTTCCACCCAaagcgggtctcccacgcgggtgcagggtcccaagactttgggccgtcctcgactactttcccaggccacaagcagggagctggatgggaagtggagctgccagggttagaacgggcgcccatatgggatcccagcacgttcaaggcaagcaccttagctgctaggccacaccgccgggcccaattcataTATTTTGAAACTGCTGTTAGATGTAATATAGTTAGGTAGTTCCAATAAATTGACTTCTTCATCTAAGGAAATGCCCTTACTTTATCTAATAACACTACAATCATTCCAGCTTTCCTTTCACTAGTGTTATGGCATATATGtcctcttatttttattttaagctatTTGTCTTTGTGTTGTATTTCTTACAGGAACTTGTGAATACTTCAGAAAATTTGCAGAAAAAATTCAAAGgacaagtttattttagtgcaaaaacattttgagaaCTATGCAGTTTTTTATGATACATATTTGGTATGAATTTTTAAGACTCCTCACACTTATGGCTTGCTTTTTTATCCAATCTAGTCATTTATGCCTTTTATCAGAAAACTTGCACTCAATTGATTATTAATCATTGACTTTAAGTAAGTCTGCTATTTTCTGCTCATGCCATCTATTTTGTCACACTTTTATTGCCATTTTTTGGATCAGCAGAGCATATTTCATTCTATTTAAGTTCttactttgcattttaaagaatGGTTGCTGTAGATTCTACCTTTAAATAATTCCTTACTACATGAATCTTTTCAGAAGATTACAACTACCCATTTGCGTTTTCCTCCTCCAAGCTTTGTTTCTATTGTCACACATTTCATTTTTACAACTGCTACAGCCCTATAGTTCTTTGTTATGTTTTATACAGTAACCTTTGCAGATTATAAAAATAGGAAAGTGTTTTTCTCACAGTCTATCATTTTGCTTAATCCTCTTGTTACAGGTCCATATTTCCATCTGATATCATTTGCTTCTGCCtaaataaaatttcctttaaCAATTCCTATACTGATGAGTTCTTTCAGTGTTTACTAAATATTGCCTAAAAAGGGCTTTATTTCATTTTGGAGTTTGAGAGCTATCTTTCCTGAACGTGGTGTTTGAGTTTGTTTCTCTCAGTACTCAACTGTCTTCTAACAGCATGAGGCATTTCTAAGATGAGTTGGCTGTCATTCTTGTATTTGCTCCTCAATATGTAAGGTCTTCCCTTCTGGATacttaaaagattttgtttatctcTGTTAATCAGCACTTTGGTTCTGAAAGGGCTTGGCATGGTTCTCTTCATATTTTCTCTGCTTAGGATTTGTTGAGTACTTTGAATATATGAATTTATAGGTTTCATCATATCTGCACAATTTTTAGCCATTATTTCTTCAGCTAAGAACATGTCTTTATCCCTTTCCATTTTCTCCTCCTGCAGTTTAGATCAAAGTTGTTGCAGCATTCATCAGGCATGCTTCTCATTCATGTATTCATGTTCAGgattttttctctgtttcacttGGAGTggtacttttctgttttttttttttttttttttttttttttttttcgctatTTGTATGATCTGCTAATACAATTAGGGCATTTTTCATGTCGTATTTATCACTTCCATAAGTTCAAACTTACGCTTCCTGCATGCCCTGTCATGCTCATGCTTCCTTTGCATTAGTGCTTTAACTTCTTGAAGTTACAGGTGATACCTAAAAAGCCTACATTGGAGTGTTAGGCTTAGAGattaagatgccagttgggacACATGAGTCCCACATCCAAAT from Ochotona princeps isolate mOchPri1 chromosome 11, mOchPri1.hap1, whole genome shotgun sequence includes:
- the LCORL gene encoding ligand-dependent nuclear receptor corepressor-like protein isoform X1, with the protein product MDKGRERMAAAAAAAAAAAAAAAQCRSPRCAAERRGFRRELDSWRHRLMHCVGFESILEGLYGPRLRRDLSLFEDCEPEELTDWSMDEKCSFCNLQREAVSDCIPSLDSSQSTPTEELSSQGQSNTDKIDYQAENYLNALFRKKGNIDLPQNCDPNIPLVAQELMKKMIRQFAIEYISKSGKIQENRNGSVGPSVVCKSVHINQAENSLQEEQEGPLDLTVNRMQEQNTQQGDGVLDLSTKKTSIKSEESSICDPSENSMAGSTVDAKSEEATKMERGKSALSKVLESLCIHHQQQVLAMLKCLVQEQNSSSLFCCNASCAVSSESQKPLIGDDLHSLLCSCEYRLAERGCLQNERQSPGLGPLPVCIKDLHCLSCQTVSVEHIKKVVNREIANGYNSHRCCSGPQQNIHPTKSTFHSPVLAREVCDLSVTLKGVCRSRSPSPPPLSPVHTEGIEILKDVISELSSLENNKLETNINQPPSLTPAEISSNKGDHESKTYKTKKLSNSDFSLLNDSNNCTINHEKGETAVIFQDLMDRINEKLKSIETTDTANLIKLSNSDCSTDYDLKLGDLITSLLHNAKASDYSFMELLNQHDKNTENKTIQTRFRKRQETLLAMHRSPNSPVLRRQSLQIKRQLASLDESFVRKKYTEKNSRKLMHSDKMFSLNKEEFCHYQGPFLQNSKSSEVKNHAETSFSSNYAFQSLQLPLHSVETNSTFDAFSESFKTTSLEKMNIRKLQEKSAAGKMIVQNRQENPKLEHTPIPLRSDVPGLLSRTKRNIVPPGWYSIYVTNNYVFKKSPKTKKVSESTRRKELVKSIQIESSHNIDLNKIAMTSNLQVVVERLEDTINIAKKSWDNQPLSEGYKASKKLIEVDGKNPKAVRNISLTLSRTARKEQSASKPVVTSNSIVRSHSVPTMDLNNKSLDNLKKTSTLDMGTFVSSVENLPKKYEDVESSFPNYSSPVKLMFLSEVKSNEGVKYTLTSLGTSQSNTSVPPEKLMTHRVIAEKREANEDIPNASFENLSSNHYNEDILQRELSEFNCTKETPESSEMFINDMNSDKPQEESKENSSGIIDSSFKRKPGRPKKIGPQVVKQVKRPIGRPPKPKMDQTNITICQNESFNAGRRSSASLISEVKDGIYKKSITVTVIYGRSRRTRRHVSEGNVTRSNTRSSNNNAADFPTEYDSLRNIREHEIDLNERVSAVSSLTTESEILQSGFEYVRPIKNKSVVPQPSKNIIRPNQKPLAVIRKPGRPAKVKISGISVTINRISPQEREVSISSCLPPLEQENALEKSLPEDKFDQTCNKMGNLKHTAIDICENGSKGMVSTIPLRQSVRDRKPSLHLLHSLASSGSLIYRNSVLHKSYKLHLQKGKNQKQTHQQPGLKITSKDTPRTRRSRNAKKCLDSNKSIPTKEVTLDPIISSNPLLRWWATSTSNDSLLEELNNRFEQITNAWVQVSGDEAENCIHKKRQHAENDNFKVAKPLETCLLELEVSPVKMLFQKKYDLNELSTWFMQTTETQSLSLVRKANARNPLEVINTRGIKLGTKYSDFNSPFRKHFKKFALSSPSKSAGKLHILHKMVSSPLLNIKSNLTLTRLKRTEFKRLHRERWRREGKLQKHGAVDWSSQRRNLRFYCQNQFLGKLGGRTSADTPPHSQRSLAKQCTVPHEAREDLWQQQVAVSHLKAHTNLESKFKSEAKENGTKCSQKDFEKGSRLGTVCSNNWRSKTLKDCRIFLRKINYLEHRNTFKLNTIIYSPESVDSGSNLQTHLEESKRFSLRSHSARQNSFKKQTKEIENDKANSPSNDKFAVQLDNNKLSKLANFDKNSPDTSEVLSKLNKRKRPPWKTTEISTKRHKRQSCTSGQMANCFSKSQLGKLFST